A stretch of the Oenococcus sp. UCMA 16435 genome encodes the following:
- the asp3 gene encoding accessory Sec system protein Asp3: protein MDNKYPTNLIFWKNGTSSDYLYGSSIDFSSLNRVVFVNSLMPSSMIIHSWNSLVDYQANRVSADLPLLEKSGVYKIEIDLKSFPEKSVYTQISFYDIAKIKIKTINIKGSSDTFVYPKNSFSYRIDLINAGLHRFIFHEIRLRKICDSSKNFKVKTMGEESPANKIFNISEIINFVSSKKSLNIIFNEPKNNFVPRLPQDIFEKINNLVLINDFRPFAGFYLSDSNYLDYEKELEETIFKLSQKFASINLIGFGPISSFAALFYRQHFSMNVSVYITDDFLNSVNDFDQIQNLNPVLSKYLMSFFQKNNLLSSGSTNNPIKIYFQAKSSLSADRFFINKLISTVPRLKELPFTSLNKTESRNRNYNNV from the coding sequence ATGGACAATAAATATCCCACAAACTTAATTTTTTGGAAAAACGGAACTTCTAGTGACTATCTTTACGGATCTTCGATTGATTTTTCGTCATTGAATAGAGTTGTTTTCGTGAATTCCTTGATGCCGTCAAGCATGATAATTCACAGTTGGAATTCTTTGGTTGATTATCAAGCTAATCGTGTTTCTGCAGATCTCCCGCTTTTAGAGAAATCCGGTGTTTATAAAATAGAAATCGACTTAAAAAGTTTTCCTGAAAAATCTGTTTATACACAAATATCGTTTTATGACATTGCGAAAATAAAAATAAAAACAATCAATATCAAGGGATCGAGCGATACTTTTGTTTATCCAAAGAATTCATTTTCTTATAGAATTGATCTAATAAATGCCGGTTTGCATCGTTTTATTTTTCATGAAATAAGACTAAGAAAAATATGCGACTCTTCAAAAAATTTTAAAGTAAAAACAATGGGCGAGGAATCTCCAGCAAATAAAATATTTAATATTTCGGAGATTATTAATTTTGTTTCGTCAAAAAAATCTTTGAATATAATTTTTAATGAACCAAAAAATAATTTTGTTCCTAGGCTACCTCAAGACATTTTTGAAAAAATAAATAATCTTGTATTGATAAATGATTTTCGTCCTTTTGCTGGATTTTATTTATCTGATAGTAATTATCTTGATTATGAAAAGGAACTCGAAGAAACTATTTTTAAATTAAGCCAAAAATTTGCTTCTATTAATTTAATTGGTTTTGGACCAATTTCTAGTTTTGCCGCTTTATTTTATCGCCAACATTTTTCTATGAATGTGTCTGTTTATATTACTGATGATTTTCTTAATTCGGTTAATGATTTCGACCAAATTCAAAATCTCAATCCAGTTTTATCAAAATATTTGATGAGTTTTTTTCAAAAAAATAATCTGTTATCTTCCGGTTCAACAAATAATCCTATTAAAATTTATTTCCAGGCTAAAAGCAGTCTTTCTGCCGACCGATTCTTTATTAACAAATTGATTTCAACAGTTCCTCGTTTAAAAGAATTGCCTTTTACGAGTTTAAATAAAACCGAAAGCAGAAATCGAAACTACAATAATGTATAA
- the asp2 gene encoding accessory Sec system protein Asp2 has translation MNKLINVLQIGNKDWQIYLNGENKKTNWIFLNSDENDDEGKIDILSKKFDIYLFTSQSSLKFLKELFSSIPSYHLLYNSNLLISNDVSQLLKIKKSFSINIENPIEILNIIENDFSGKQLGAKLDLNRVEISSDFKGKIAFNGHVNVSLDGFFGERFSQLLLWQYNIPFDKQFDYELWPEFETSANVSIELRISEIKQQSSNVIRTLTIPQSKLNSPFILKSSDQDIYAFFSIYAHGSGCLKIGPLHYRKSRHSFGQLIVGGRRFSDSSREELLTYFDPGDLRPPLNVYFSGYRTAEGFEGYPMMKSLGSPFLLIADPRIEGGSFYLGSEELERFLHKKISNCLKELDFKANQLILSGLSMGSFGALYYGSDFKADAIIVGKPLVNLGNIAKNEKLVRPGGFPTSLDILNFLTNDNYFDRIKRLNERFWKKFNQADLNNTRLAISYMLNDDYDPTAYRDILAALKNKKTSLIGKGIPGRHNDNSQAINDWFIRQFKNILAADFQRGKKNGQ, from the coding sequence ATGAATAAATTAATAAATGTACTTCAGATTGGCAATAAGGATTGGCAAATTTATCTAAATGGTGAGAATAAGAAAACTAACTGGATATTTTTAAACTCTGATGAAAACGATGATGAAGGAAAGATAGATATCTTATCGAAGAAATTTGATATTTATTTGTTTACTAGTCAATCAAGCTTGAAATTTTTAAAAGAATTATTTTCCAGTATTCCTTCTTATCATCTTTTGTATAACTCTAATCTTTTAATATCCAATGATGTTTCTCAACTTCTAAAAATAAAAAAATCTTTTTCAATTAATATAGAAAATCCGATTGAAATTCTTAATATTATCGAGAATGATTTTTCAGGAAAACAGCTTGGTGCCAAACTTGATTTGAATCGTGTTGAAATTAGTAGCGATTTTAAAGGCAAAATTGCTTTTAATGGACATGTAAATGTGTCTTTAGACGGTTTCTTTGGTGAACGTTTTTCTCAGCTTTTGCTTTGGCAATATAATATTCCTTTTGACAAGCAATTTGATTATGAATTATGGCCAGAATTCGAGACTAGTGCAAATGTTTCAATCGAACTCCGAATTAGCGAGATCAAACAACAAAGTTCGAATGTTATTAGGACATTAACTATCCCACAATCAAAATTAAACAGTCCTTTTATTTTAAAATCTTCAGATCAGGATATATATGCCTTCTTTTCAATTTATGCACATGGAAGCGGATGTTTAAAAATTGGGCCACTCCATTATCGAAAATCGCGGCATTCATTCGGCCAACTTATTGTTGGCGGACGCAGATTTTCTGATTCCAGTCGAGAAGAACTTTTAACATATTTTGATCCTGGAGATTTACGGCCTCCATTGAATGTTTATTTTTCAGGTTATCGTACTGCTGAAGGTTTTGAAGGATATCCAATGATGAAATCTTTGGGCAGCCCTTTTCTTTTGATTGCCGATCCACGTATTGAAGGAGGCTCATTTTATTTGGGCTCAGAGGAATTAGAAAGATTTTTGCACAAAAAAATTTCTAATTGTTTAAAAGAGCTCGATTTTAAAGCTAATCAACTGATTTTATCAGGCCTTTCAATGGGATCATTTGGAGCACTGTATTATGGATCGGATTTCAAAGCAGATGCAATTATCGTTGGTAAGCCTTTGGTTAACCTTGGCAATATAGCAAAAAATGAAAAACTAGTTCGACCTGGTGGTTTTCCAACTTCTCTGGATATTTTGAATTTTTTAACGAACGACAATTATTTTGATCGAATTAAGCGATTAAATGAACGTTTTTGGAAAAAATTTAATCAAGCAGATTTAAATAATACCAGATTAGCGATCTCTTATATGCTTAACGATGATTACGATCCAACCGCTTATCGGGATATTTTGGCAGCCTTAAAAAATAAAAAAACTTCTCTGATCGGTAAGGGAATTCCTGGTAGACATAATGATAATAGCCAAGCAATTAACGATTGGTTTATACGTCAATTCAAAAATATCTTAGCTGCTGATTTTCAACGAGGAAAAAAGAATGGACAATAA